A window from Schistosoma haematobium chromosome 1, whole genome shotgun sequence encodes these proteins:
- the RPD3_1 gene encoding histone deacetylase, variant 3 (EggNog:ENOG41035RR~COG:B), which produces MESASTKKVCYYYDGDIGNYYYGQGHPMKPHRIRMTHNLLLNYGLYRKMEVYRPSKAYSEDMTRFHSDEYVKFLKNVRPDNMHEFNKQMQRFNVGEDCPVFDGLFEFCQLSAGGSIAAAVKLNKQQTDIAINWGGGLHHAKKSEASGFCYINDIVIGILELLKYHQRVLYVDIDIHHGDGVEEAFYTTDRVMTVSFHKYGEYFPGTGDLKDIGAGRGKYYAVNCPLRDGMDDDCYERIFKPVVTKVMETFRPGAVVLQCGADSLCGDRLGCFNLSLKGHGKCVEFIRSFPLPLLLVGGGGYTIRNVARCWTNETSIALATEIPNDLPYNDYYEYFGPDFKLHISPSNMANQNTNEYLEHIKTKLFENLRMIPHCPSVQMQDIPDDIVDFDENDAVAKDLADPDKRISIMAADKAIMPNNEFFDDPEEGSGLGGTTLRSGKSASRDVQNHRDQPKRARTDEDASSSTTKSNSKEGSGSKKSDSTSDKVKSICHH; this is translated from the exons ATGGAATCTGCGTCTACGAAAAAGGTCTGCTACTATTATGACG GTGATAttggaaattattattatggtcAAGGACATCCCATGAAACCGCATCGCATAAGGATGACCCACAATCTTCTTCTTAATTATGGTTTATATAGAAAAATGGAAGTTTATAGGCCATCTAAAGCATACAGCGAAGATATGACAAGATTCCATAGTGACGAATATGTCAAATTCTTGAAGAATGTAAGACCAGACAATATGCatgaatttaataaacaaatgCAACGTTTCAATGTTGGCGAAGATTGTCCAGTCTTTGATGGACTTTTCGAATTTTGCCAGTTATCAGCTGGTGGTTCTATTGCTGCAGCCGTGAAACTGAACAAACAGCAAACTGACATCGCCATTAACTGGGGCGGCGGTCTCCATCATGCAAAGAAATCTGAGGCGTCAGGATTCTGCTATATCAATGATATTGTAATAGGGATTTTAGAACTTCTGAAATATCACCAAAGAGTTCTCTATGTGGATATTGATATTCATCATGGTGATGGTGTTGAA GAAGCTTTCTATACTACTGATAGAGTAATGACCGTTAGCTTCCACAAGTACGGCGAGTATTTTCCTGGAACTGGTGATCTAAAAGATATTGGTGCTGGTCGTGGTAAATATTACGCTGTCAATTGTCCACTGAGAGATGGGATGGATGATGATTGCTACGAGCGTATTTTTAAGCCTGTCGTAACGAAA GTTATGGAAACTTTTCGACCCGGGGCCGTTGTCTTACAGTGTGGTGCTGACTCATTATGTGGTGATCGACTTGGGTGTTTCAATCTTAGTCTGAAAGGCCACGGAAAATGCGTCGAATTTATCCGCTCATTTCCTTTACCGCTTCTTCTTGTAGGAG GTGGTGGTTATACAATCCGGAATGTTGCCAGATGCTGGACTAATGAAACATCTATTGCCCTTGCAACTGAGATCCCCAATGATTTACCCTACAATGATTATTATGAGTATTTCGGCCCTGACTTCAAGCTGCATATAAGTCCGAGCAATATGGCTAATCAGAATACTAATGAATATCTTGAGCATATAAAAACGAAACTATTTGAAAATCTGCGAATGATACCTCACTGTCCTAGTGTTCAGATGCAAG ACATTCCGGATGACATTGTCGATTTTGACGAAAATGATGCTGTTGCAAAAGATTTAGCTGATCCAGACAAGAGGATTTCAATAATGGCTGCGGATAAAGCCATCATGCCCAATAATGAGTTTTTCGACGATCCAGAAGAAGGTTCTGGGCTTGGAGGCACCACACTTCGATCAGGCAAATCAGCTTCACGAGATGTTCAAAATCACCGAGACCAACCAAAACGCGCACGCACGGATGAAGATGCCAGTTCATCCACCACGAAATCAAACAGTAAAGAAGGAAGTGGATCTAAAAAGTCAGATTCTACTAGTGACAAGGTAAAATCAATTTGTCATCACTGA
- the RPD3_1 gene encoding histone deacetylase, variant 2 (EggNog:ENOG41035RR~COG:B) — protein MEVYRPSKAYSEDMTRFHSDEYVKFLKNVRPDNMHEFNKQMQRFNVGEDCPVFDGLFEFCQLSAGGSIAAAVKLNKQQTDIAINWGGGLHHAKKSEASGFCYINDIVIGILELLKYHQRVLYVDIDIHHGDGVEEAFYTTDRVMTVSFHKYGEYFPGTGDLKDIGAGRGKYYAVNCPLRDGMDDDCYERIFKPVVTKVMETFRPGAVVLQCGADSLCGDRLGCFNLSLKGHGKCVEFIRSFPLPLLLVGGGGYTIRNVARCWTNETSIALATEIPNDLPYNDYYEYFGPDFKLHISPSNMANQNTNEYLEHIKTKLFENLRMIPHCPSVQMQDIPDDIVDFDENDAVAKDLADPDKRISIMAADKAIMPNNEFFDDPEEGSGLGGTTLRSGKSASRDVQNHRDQPKRARTDEDASSSTTKSNSKEGSGSKKSDSTSDKRSESKSDFVEKWRLIYLKSQRSNRTGASC, from the exons ATGGAAGTTTATAGGCCATCTAAAGCATACAGCGAAGATATGACAAGATTCCATAGTGACGAATATGTCAAATTCTTGAAGAATGTAAGACCAGACAATATGCatgaatttaataaacaaatgCAACGTTTCAATGTTGGCGAAGATTGTCCAGTCTTTGATGGACTTTTCGAATTTTGCCAGTTATCAGCTGGTGGTTCTATTGCTGCAGCCGTGAAACTGAACAAACAGCAAACTGACATCGCCATTAACTGGGGCGGCGGTCTCCATCATGCAAAGAAATCTGAGGCGTCAGGATTCTGCTATATCAATGATATTGTAATAGGGATTTTAGAACTTCTGAAATATCACCAAAGAGTTCTCTATGTGGATATTGATATTCATCATGGTGATGGTGTTGAA GAAGCTTTCTATACTACTGATAGAGTAATGACCGTTAGCTTCCACAAGTACGGCGAGTATTTTCCTGGAACTGGTGATCTAAAAGATATTGGTGCTGGTCGTGGTAAATATTACGCTGTCAATTGTCCACTGAGAGATGGGATGGATGATGATTGCTACGAGCGTATTTTTAAGCCTGTCGTAACGAAA GTTATGGAAACTTTTCGACCCGGGGCCGTTGTCTTACAGTGTGGTGCTGACTCATTATGTGGTGATCGACTTGGGTGTTTCAATCTTAGTCTGAAAGGCCACGGAAAATGCGTCGAATTTATCCGCTCATTTCCTTTACCGCTTCTTCTTGTAGGAG GTGGTGGTTATACAATCCGGAATGTTGCCAGATGCTGGACTAATGAAACATCTATTGCCCTTGCAACTGAGATCCCCAATGATTTACCCTACAATGATTATTATGAGTATTTCGGCCCTGACTTCAAGCTGCATATAAGTCCGAGCAATATGGCTAATCAGAATACTAATGAATATCTTGAGCATATAAAAACGAAACTATTTGAAAATCTGCGAATGATACCTCACTGTCCTAGTGTTCAGATGCAAG ACATTCCGGATGACATTGTCGATTTTGACGAAAATGATGCTGTTGCAAAAGATTTAGCTGATCCAGACAAGAGGATTTCAATAATGGCTGCGGATAAAGCCATCATGCCCAATAATGAGTTTTTCGACGATCCAGAAGAAGGTTCTGGGCTTGGAGGCACCACACTTCGATCAGGCAAATCAGCTTCACGAGATGTTCAAAATCACCGAGACCAACCAAAACGCGCACGCACGGATGAAGATGCCAGTTCATCCACCACGAAATCAAACAGTAAAGAAGGAAGTGGATCTAAAAAGTCAGATTCTACTAGTGACAAG CGTTCGGAGTCCAAAAGCGATTTTGTAGAAAAATGGAGGTTGATTTATCTAAAAAGCCAACGGTCTAATAGAACCGGAGCGAGCTGCTAA
- the RPD3_1 gene encoding histone deacetylase (EggNog:ENOG41035RR~COG:B): MESASTKKVCYYYDGDIGNYYYGQGHPMKPHRIRMTHNLLLNYGLYRKMEVYRPSKAYSEDMTRFHSDEYVKFLKNVRPDNMHEFNKQMQRFNVGEDCPVFDGLFEFCQLSAGGSIAAAVKLNKQQTDIAINWGGGLHHAKKSEASGFCYINDIVIGILELLKYHQRVLYVDIDIHHGDGVEEAFYTTDRVMTVSFHKYGEYFPGTGDLKDIGAGRGKYYAVNCPLRDGMDDDCYERIFKPVVTKVMETFRPGAVVLQCGADSLCGDRLGCFNLSLKGHGKCVEFIRSFPLPLLLVGGGGYTIRNVARCWTNETSIALATEIPNDLPYNDYYEYFGPDFKLHISPSNMANQNTNEYLEHIKTKLFENLRMIPHCPSVQMQGTSYV, translated from the exons ATGGAATCTGCGTCTACGAAAAAGGTCTGCTACTATTATGACG GTGATAttggaaattattattatggtcAAGGACATCCCATGAAACCGCATCGCATAAGGATGACCCACAATCTTCTTCTTAATTATGGTTTATATAGAAAAATGGAAGTTTATAGGCCATCTAAAGCATACAGCGAAGATATGACAAGATTCCATAGTGACGAATATGTCAAATTCTTGAAGAATGTAAGACCAGACAATATGCatgaatttaataaacaaatgCAACGTTTCAATGTTGGCGAAGATTGTCCAGTCTTTGATGGACTTTTCGAATTTTGCCAGTTATCAGCTGGTGGTTCTATTGCTGCAGCCGTGAAACTGAACAAACAGCAAACTGACATCGCCATTAACTGGGGCGGCGGTCTCCATCATGCAAAGAAATCTGAGGCGTCAGGATTCTGCTATATCAATGATATTGTAATAGGGATTTTAGAACTTCTGAAATATCACCAAAGAGTTCTCTATGTGGATATTGATATTCATCATGGTGATGGTGTTGAA GAAGCTTTCTATACTACTGATAGAGTAATGACCGTTAGCTTCCACAAGTACGGCGAGTATTTTCCTGGAACTGGTGATCTAAAAGATATTGGTGCTGGTCGTGGTAAATATTACGCTGTCAATTGTCCACTGAGAGATGGGATGGATGATGATTGCTACGAGCGTATTTTTAAGCCTGTCGTAACGAAA GTTATGGAAACTTTTCGACCCGGGGCCGTTGTCTTACAGTGTGGTGCTGACTCATTATGTGGTGATCGACTTGGGTGTTTCAATCTTAGTCTGAAAGGCCACGGAAAATGCGTCGAATTTATCCGCTCATTTCCTTTACCGCTTCTTCTTGTAGGAG GTGGTGGTTATACAATCCGGAATGTTGCCAGATGCTGGACTAATGAAACATCTATTGCCCTTGCAACTGAGATCCCCAATGATTTACCCTACAATGATTATTATGAGTATTTCGGCCCTGACTTCAAGCTGCATATAAGTCCGAGCAATATGGCTAATCAGAATACTAATGAATATCTTGAGCATATAAAAACGAAACTATTTGAAAATCTGCGAATGATACCTCACTGTCCTAGTGTTCAGATGCAAGGTACGTCTTATGTTTAA